The Hemiscyllium ocellatum isolate sHemOce1 chromosome 22, sHemOce1.pat.X.cur, whole genome shotgun sequence genome includes a region encoding these proteins:
- the LOC132826171 gene encoding spondin-2-like, producing the protein MSPIPLFWLFLICPATTGNVIHCQTQKPARYTLHFLAEWNSFSFPKQYPMYRPPAQWSMLFGCVHNYDFTLWAEGAMASSGIKMFAEDGKHGLLLEEVNATQGSVQSCFHSNPITAGEGNSTTAFTITPSHPLVSFLVRIIPSPDWFLGANSINLCENNDWKDSYNLDLFPWDAGTDSGFTFSSPNFATIPQETISQITAKHPSHPANSFYYPRLETLPRMGYSEFTLLPAVLPNQAPDKEPEPTESTPGPTQNGTELSQINSTYTGNGTKMEVELFKADDVFNDVFEKPLGKEPGNSQEKKLTRTPLDCEVSAWSPWGLCSHSCGIGIRERTRFIIQHPANDGETCPSLLTQEECKESPCQTQVADSNITVSEPAEGTAMSYLETNLNESAGSNSLEEPQSPHNETDNIIASSHPVDWQVEESEQFLKIINESRWISKAGAPFNESMLALQNASSDQPFNSITTSEEGG; encoded by the exons ATGAGTCCTATTCCTCTCTTCTGGCTCTTCCTCATCTGTCCAGCCACCACCGGCAATGTAATCCACTGCCAAACTCAGAAACCAGCACGCTACACTCTCCATTTCCTGGCAGAGTGGAACAGCTTTTCTTTTCCAAAGCAATATCCAATGTACAGACCTCCAGCCCAGTGGTCAATGCTTTTCG GTTGTGTCCATAACTATGACTTCACTCTGTGGGCCGAAGGGGCCATGGCATCCTCTGGCATTAAGATGTTTGCAGAGGATGGAAAGCATGGTCTTCTGCTGGAAGAAGTGAACGCTACACAGGGGTCTGTGCAGAGCTGCTTTCACAGTAATCCTATCACAGCAGGAGAAGGGAATTCCACCACTGCGTTCActatcactccctcacaccctctt GTGTCATTTCTGGTGCGTATAATTCCCAGTCCAGATTGGTTCCTTGGAGCTAACAGCATCAACTTATGTGAGAATAATGACTGGAAGGACTCCTACAACTTGGATCTATTTCCTTGGGATGCTGGGACAGACAGCGGATTTACATTTTCATCACCAAACTTTGCAACCATCCCTCAGGAGACTATATCACAAATAACGGCAAAGCATCCATCCCACCCTGCCAATTCTTTCTATTATCCACGTCTGGAAACATTGCCCAGAATGGGCTACTCAGagttcactctgctccctgcagtaTTACCCAATCAGGCACCAGACAAAGAACCTGAACCAACAGAATCAACCCCGGGGCCAACCCAAAATGGGACAGAACTTTCACAAATCAACAGCACGTACACAGGGAATGGAACGAAAATGGAAGTTGAACTCTTCAAGGCTGATGATGTCTTCAATGACGTATTTGAAAAGCCATTGGGAAAGGAACCTGGAA ACTCCCAGGAAAAGAAATTAACTAGGACACCTCTGGACTGCGAAGTCTCTGCCTGGTCTCCCTGGGGTCTGTGCAGCCATAGCTGTGGGATTGGCATCCGAGAAAGGACACGGTTCATAATACAGCACCCTGCCAATGATGGGGAGACCTGTCCAAGCTTGCTGACCCAGGAAGAATGCAAGGAATCTCCTTGTCAGACTCAAGTGGCAGATAGCAACATCACTGTTTCAGAGCCAGCAGAAGGAACTGCAATGTCATACTTAGAGACAAACCTGAATGAAAGCGCGGGCTCCAACTCACTGGAAGAACCCCAGTCACCACACAATGAAACAGACAATATCATAGCATCGTCTCATCCTGTTGATTGGCAAGTTGAAGAAAGTGAACAGTTTCTGAAAATCATAA